TGCAAGCTCGATCCTACTTAACTCCTTTATGTCGTTTCCCAGAACTTTAATGCTTCCTTTATATTTGAGTATCCCAGCTATGCATCTGAGTAATGTTGTCTTTCCAGCGCCATTTGGACCCAGGATAATTAGAAAGCTCCCCTTGTCAATTTCAAAGTTTATATCGTGCAGTATCTCCCTCCCATTATGTGAGAACTTCAAGTTTTCAACCTCTATCCCCTTCATTCCCTTCCCTCCATTCTAATTAACAAGTACAGGAACATTGGAGCTCCCAAAAATGAGGTAACAACTCCAACTGGAAGTATCATCGGTGAGAAAATTAACCTAGCAAACGTATCCGCTACTAGAAGTATTAAACCCCCTAAAAGGGTTGATAAGGGGATTAGGAACCTGTAATCTCCTCCAAAGATGAGCCTCACTATGTGAGGGGCTATTAATCCTACGAACCCTATCACCCCAACGAAAGCGACAGTAACGGATGTTACGTAGGTTGAGAGTACTGCAGATATTAGCCTGAACTTTTCAATATCAACCCCTACGGAAAGGGCTACCTCATCACCAAGCGAGGAAGCATTTAAATCCCATCCCTTCAGAAGGAAAAAAGCAAGTATTGGGATCAAAGAAAGAATCATTATAGCATTTTCAAACCAATAAGGTCTACCCAGGTCACCAAAGCTCCAGTAAACCATTGCTGCTAATTGTATTTCATTCGCAAAGTACTGAATTAGTGTTGTTAAAGCTACAAAGAGGGAGCTCATGGCAACTCCTGCAAGTATCATCGCTTGAGGGCTTAACCCTTTAAGCTTTGCCAGGAGAATTATCACTACCGTGGAAGTCATGGCCCCAGCGAAGGCAAAGGCCACTATAATGTAGGGATTATCTACGCTGATCTTTCCCGAGCTCTCGGCATAGCCGGCCCCTAAGAGTATCGCCAAGGATGCTCCAAACATCGCCCCGTGAGAGACTCCCATGGTGAAGGGAGTTGCCAATGGATTTCTCAAGATTCCCTGAAGAACTGCACCTCCAAGGGCTAGGGATGCACCAACGATTATTGAAGCTATTATCCTAGGTAGCCTTATGTTCCATACCGCTTCCCTTGCTGAAGGATTTCCCCTGGTGAAGAGGGCAAGAATAACTTCTTTAGCTGAGAGAGGGTAAGCTCCCTTAGTTAAGGAAAATATAGCTAAGGTTATAATTAGGAGTAAAAGAAAAAGGATTGCTAAAATCCTTTTCCTCACGTATTCCTCGTACATAGCTCATCACGGATTCTGGGGTAGTGAATAAGCAACTTTACCGTTTTCTAGGTCTATTTTCCCAAATCCACCGAACTGCTCAGCGAGAACCTTGTATACTGGTTTTCCTACGAGGAAAGAGTATATCTCATCGGCCTTCTTCTCTGGATCAACATCCTTAAACTCCTCCGGGTATAGAACCTTTCCTATGAAGTAGGCATCCGCTATCGCTGTTCCTATGTTCGTTGAATAGAAGTTGTAAGGTAGCAAACCGTAAAGTTTCCCCTCTTTAACTGCTCTCAAGGATCTATAGAATTCAGGATTCTTCTTATAGTCATCTAGGATAAGCCTAAGTCCCCCTTCATCAATGAATATGTACTCGGGTTGCCACTTAAGGAGGATCTCCTTATCGATGAACTTGTGCCCCTTTCCTAGAGCGCTAGCAACATTGTAGGCACGCAAAACCTCGAAGGGAGGATAATCAGCTTTCGTGCTTTCAATTCCATGAGCTCCTTTGTAGCCTATCCCTCCAACGTAAACTTTTTTCGGTTTAACTTTTTCAGTTCTCTTCCTTAGATCTTCTTCAGCGGATTTTATGAAGGAAATAATGTCCTCAGCCCTCTTCTCCCTTCCCAGTATCTTACCAGCTAATCTTAAGGAGCTAAAGAATTCTTCATCGGTAAAGTTAGAGAGCTCACCGTAACTCAAGACTACAACTGGAATACCCGTCTTTTTCTGTATGTCATTTGCCGTTTTTTCATCTATGTATGTGGCAAATATTATATCCGGCTTGAGCTTCATTATCGCTTCCAAATTTGGAAGCTTCCCGGGACCTCCGGGGCCTATTGAGGGTAAGTTTTTCAGCTCGGGGTGGGCGATTATGTAAGGCCTTCCAAACGAGTATCTCTTTTCGAAATCTTCAACACCAACTACCATGTTAGTAGCGTTTAAATAAACGATGATCCTAAGGCATCCCGGCCCTACTGCGACTATCCTGTGAACTTCCTTAGGAACATCAACAGTCCTTCCGAGCATATCCTTTACGGTTACTCCAGTTGTAGAAGTTTGTCCAGTATTTATACAACCCAAGATGAAAGCTATCAAAATTATTGAAAGTAGCCTTTTCATAACTTAACCTCCTCCAGCTCGACTATTCCCCTACCTATTACGCCAAGTATCTCCTTTCCAGCACAAACCTTACAGAACGGTTTCCCGTTTATATAAACAGCCTTAGGGGCCATTACGAGCTCTCCACATCTACTACATCTAACGCTTTCGAAAATGGGAGCTTGCTCTATTGGGGAAACCTTAACCTTCTTTACCTCGAAAATCTCCTTAGGAAGATAAAGGAACTTTCTTCCAGTCTCCTCCCAGAGCTTACTAAGTTTCCTCTTTTCCTCGGGTGTCCCTTCTCTTCTTTTGATAACTTTTTCAAAGAGCTCTATAGCTCCTGGGGGGTAATAATCTTTGAGCTTCTCAGCATCAACGTACACCCTTACTCCTTCCCAGTTACCCCTCTTAACTAAGGTTAATGCAGTTTTTCCCGTATCAAGGAAGATTAGAGAGTTATTACCAAACGTGCATCCCGTGGTAACTTGAACCCCATCGGCAAAACAACTGTTCGTCTCCACTATAGCTAAAATGCTTTCATCAACACTTTCCTCAAGGCCGAGCCTGTTTACGCTTAGTTCTTCCATCGCTATAAGGGAAGACCTAATTCCAAGGGCTAAGTATGGGCATATATGACCATGGAATACCTTTGCATATTCAAGTATTACATCAAACTTCTTTTCCTTTATAGCTAAATTTAAATTCTCCATTTTTCACACCAATTTCAGAAAAAGTGTTACAGCTTTTAACAATTTTTAAAAGTTTTAGTTTTCAACTTTAGGTTTACATGAGAATCCAGGCACCTATTCCGATTAGGAGAATTCCCGAAACTACTGAAAGCTCCCTGGAATGCTTAACTATCGTTCTTGAAAAGCTTTTGCTATCCGTTAAGCTTCCCATTCCAAATAGT
This Pyrococcus horikoshii OT3 DNA region includes the following protein-coding sequences:
- a CDS encoding FmdE family protein — protein: MENLNLAIKEKKFDVILEYAKVFHGHICPYLALGIRSSLIAMEELSVNRLGLEESVDESILAIVETNSCFADGVQVTTGCTFGNNSLIFLDTGKTALTLVKRGNWEGVRVYVDAEKLKDYYPPGAIELFEKVIKRREGTPEEKRKLSKLWEETGRKFLYLPKEIFEVKKVKVSPIEQAPIFESVRCSRCGELVMAPKAVYINGKPFCKVCAGKEILGVIGRGIVELEEVKL
- a CDS encoding FecCD family ABC transporter permease, whose product is MYEEYVRKRILAILFLLLLIITLAIFSLTKGAYPLSAKEVILALFTRGNPSAREAVWNIRLPRIIASIIVGASLALGGAVLQGILRNPLATPFTMGVSHGAMFGASLAILLGAGYAESSGKISVDNPYIIVAFAFAGAMTSTVVIILLAKLKGLSPQAMILAGVAMSSLFVALTTLIQYFANEIQLAAMVYWSFGDLGRPYWFENAIMILSLIPILAFFLLKGWDLNASSLGDEVALSVGVDIEKFRLISAVLSTYVTSVTVAFVGVIGFVGLIAPHIVRLIFGGDYRFLIPLSTLLGGLILLVADTFARLIFSPMILPVGVVTSFLGAPMFLYLLIRMEGRE
- a CDS encoding iron ABC transporter substrate-binding protein; translation: MKRLLSIILIAFILGCINTGQTSTTGVTVKDMLGRTVDVPKEVHRIVAVGPGCLRIIVYLNATNMVVGVEDFEKRYSFGRPYIIAHPELKNLPSIGPGGPGKLPNLEAIMKLKPDIIFATYIDEKTANDIQKKTGIPVVVLSYGELSNFTDEEFFSSLRLAGKILGREKRAEDIISFIKSAEEDLRKRTEKVKPKKVYVGGIGYKGAHGIESTKADYPPFEVLRAYNVASALGKGHKFIDKEILLKWQPEYIFIDEGGLRLILDDYKKNPEFYRSLRAVKEGKLYGLLPYNFYSTNIGTAIADAYFIGKVLYPEEFKDVDPEKKADEIYSFLVGKPVYKVLAEQFGGFGKIDLENGKVAYSLPQNP